From Crassaminicella indica, one genomic window encodes:
- the cysS gene encoding cysteine--tRNA ligase, protein MKLYNTLTRKKEEFIPIDKNNVKIYACGPTVYNYFHIGNARPFVVFDTLRRYLEYRGYNVKFVQNFTDVDDKIINRANEEGITPKEVSEKYIEEYFKDAKTIGVRKADVHPKVTENIDDIISFVQKLIDRGYAYEVNGDVYFDTSKFKDYGKLSKQSIEDLEAGARIEVNDVKKSPMDFALWKSQKPGEIAWSSPWGKGRPGWHIECSVMATKYLGETIDIHAGGQDLIFPHHENEIAQSEACTGKPFAKYWMHNGYITINNEKMSKSKGNFFTVRDVLKEFDGEVVRFFLLSAQYRNPINFSRELMEQAKNGLERLYNAKNNLFHLLQNVEERDIDEEEKALFKVFEKYREKFIEAMEDDLNTADAIAAVFELVKEINSHVNEKASKEFVQKSLELFMELASVLGIATKEQENLDEEIEKLIEERQQARKNRNFALADKIRDDLKARGIILEDTPQGTKWHIQK, encoded by the coding sequence ATGAAGCTATATAATACACTTACAAGAAAGAAGGAAGAATTCATACCAATAGATAAAAATAATGTAAAAATATATGCTTGTGGTCCAACGGTATATAATTACTTTCATATTGGGAATGCAAGACCTTTTGTTGTGTTTGACACATTAAGAAGATATCTTGAGTATAGAGGGTATAATGTAAAATTTGTACAAAATTTCACAGATGTAGATGATAAAATTATTAATAGAGCAAATGAAGAGGGAATAACACCTAAAGAGGTGAGTGAAAAATATATAGAGGAATATTTTAAAGATGCAAAAACTATAGGTGTAAGAAAAGCAGATGTACATCCTAAAGTAACTGAAAATATTGATGATATTATATCATTTGTACAAAAATTAATAGATAGGGGATATGCTTATGAAGTAAATGGAGATGTATATTTTGATACATCAAAATTTAAGGATTATGGAAAATTATCTAAGCAAAGCATAGAGGATTTAGAAGCTGGAGCGAGAATTGAAGTGAATGATGTGAAGAAAAGTCCAATGGATTTTGCTTTATGGAAAAGTCAAAAACCGGGAGAAATTGCATGGAGTAGTCCGTGGGGGAAAGGTAGACCGGGATGGCATATTGAATGCTCTGTTATGGCTACAAAATATTTAGGAGAAACTATTGATATTCATGCAGGGGGGCAGGATTTAATTTTCCCACATCATGAAAATGAAATCGCTCAAAGTGAAGCTTGTACAGGGAAACCATTTGCTAAATATTGGATGCATAATGGATATATTACTATTAATAATGAAAAAATGTCGAAATCAAAGGGGAATTTTTTTACAGTAAGAGATGTACTAAAAGAATTTGACGGAGAAGTAGTGCGTTTTTTCCTATTATCAGCGCAATACAGAAATCCAATTAATTTTAGCAGGGAGCTTATGGAGCAAGCGAAAAATGGCTTGGAAAGACTGTATAATGCGAAAAATAATTTATTTCATTTACTCCAAAATGTAGAAGAAAGAGATATTGATGAAGAAGAAAAAGCATTGTTTAAAGTGTTTGAAAAGTACAGGGAAAAATTTATTGAAGCAATGGAAGATGATTTGAATACAGCAGATGCTATTGCAGCAGTGTTTGAATTAGTAAAAGAAATAAATTCTCATGTAAATGAAAAGGCTTCAAAGGAGTTTGTACAAAAAAGCTTAGAGCTATTTATGGAATTGGCTAGTGTCTTAGGAATTGCTACAAAAGAGCAAGAAAATTTAGATGAAGAAATTGAAAAGCTGATAGAAGAAAGACAGCAGGCTAGAAAGAATAGAAACTTTGCATTAGCAGATAAAATAAGAGATGATTTAAAGGCTAGAGGGATAATTCTTGAAGATACACCACAAGGAACAAAATGGCATATACAAAAATAA
- the cysE gene encoding serine O-acetyltransferase, translated as MLKLLRALNEDIEAVLDRDPAAKSKLEVLLCYPCIHSIISHRIAHALYNRGFVVLARFISQMARFFTGIEIHPGAKIGKRLFIDHGMGVVIGETTEIGDDVTIYQGATLGGTGKEKGKRHPTIGNNVVISSGAKVLGPFKVGDNSKIGSGSVVLKEVPPNCTVVGVPGRIVVKDNVKIRSISKPDIDLDQVHLPDPIMQELECLRKRIAHLEKMLEEGEKRNEAI; from the coding sequence ATGTTAAAATTATTAAGAGCTCTTAATGAAGATATTGAAGCTGTTTTAGATAGAGACCCTGCTGCAAAGAGTAAGCTTGAAGTGCTTTTGTGCTATCCATGTATCCACAGTATTATTAGTCATCGCATTGCCCATGCCTTGTACAATAGAGGATTTGTGGTATTGGCAAGATTTATATCTCAAATGGCAAGATTTTTTACAGGTATAGAAATTCATCCAGGAGCGAAAATAGGCAAAAGGCTTTTTATTGATCATGGTATGGGTGTGGTGATTGGAGAAACAACTGAAATTGGTGATGATGTTACTATTTATCAAGGTGCTACTTTAGGTGGAACAGGAAAAGAAAAAGGAAAAAGGCATCCTACAATAGGAAACAATGTTGTAATAAGTAGTGGTGCTAAAGTATTAGGTCCTTTTAAAGTAGGGGATAATTCAAAAATAGGTTCAGGTTCTGTTGTATTAAAGGAAGTGCCACCAAACTGTACAGTTGTAGGGGTGCCGGGGCGTATTGTTGTTAAGGACAATGTAAAAATAAGGAGCATTAGTAAACCTGATATTGATTTGGATCAAGTTCATTTACCAGATCCAATAATGCAAGAGTTAGAATGCTTGAGAAAAAGAATTGCTCATTTAGAGAAAATGCTTGAGGAGGGGGAAAAGAGAAATGAAGCTATATAA